A segment of the Pyrococcus kukulkanii genome:
TCTGGGCGGAGAAGACTGGCACCACAAGTTCGTAAGCCAGGCCAGCAAGGACGAGAGGGAAAAAGTTGAGGAGCAGGTTGCGAAGATAAGGTTCTTCCTCAACACGATCCTGGGGCTAGACAGGAGGTTAAAGCTTGGAAAAATCAACGATCCAGTAATTGCCGTCGATATAGTTGTTGGCGAGGTGATGAGCGTGGGAAAGCATCCTAATGCGGATAAGCTACTCGTCACCAACGTGAACATCGGGGAGAGGGCTGTAACCGTCGTTACCAACGATCTCACCGTGAAGGAAGGGAACAGGGTTGCCGTTGCGTTATTGCCCCCGAGGAGCTTCTTCGGGATAGTGAGTGAGGGAATGTTCCTGGGGGCAGGGCAGGGAGTCCTCAAGGATGTGAAGGGTGAAGTAGGTGGTTTACCCAAGGGGATTCCCTTGGAAGCGTTGAATGAAACAAGAAACCTCGTGGAGGCGTTCTTGAAGGGATGAACAGGGAGAAAGAGCTTAGATAGGATACTAAGGAAAGTTCAGGAGGATGAATCCGTTAGGTTAGTCATGCTCTTTGGTTCCCTTGCAAGAGGGGAAGTTAGGGAGACAAGTGACCTTACTTGATAATAGTGAAGGAAACTGAGGAGAGGTTCCTTGACAGGTTGGATGAGTACTATGAAATCGTTGAAGTTGCAGTTGCTCCAGAGGAGTTGAGGCCATGAAAGAGAGTCCCTTTATTAAGAGGGCATTAAGGGAGGGTATCGTCGTTTATGAGAAGGGATCCCAGGGAAGAGGCTGAAAGGTAGTTGGGGCAGGCAGTGAGGGATCTTGAAGATGCAAAATTCGTGTTCCATGGAAAAAGGTACAACTTAGCGTGCTTCTTGGCTCAGCAGGCCGCTGAGAAAGCACTAAAAGCTTACCTTTACTATATGGGGGAAGAGGTCGTGCCTGGGAATTCCGTGTCGGATCTCTGCAAGAGGGCTATGAAGTACGACGAGGAATTTAAGAGAATATGCAAGGCAGGTGTCCTGGATAAGTATTATATCCCCACCAGGTATCCAAATGGGCTCCCTGGGGGAGTTCCTTATGAGGCTTTTGATGAGTCCGATGCGAAGAGGGCTATCCCTTTAGCTGAAATGGTTATTAAATTTGTCAAGGATAAGGTAGAGGGGATCCAAGGTGAAGGCCAAGATCGAGAAGAAGATTGACAGGGGAAGCTACGTTAAGATACCACTGTTTGAGGGCAAACTTCCAGAGGGCAATTATGCTCAGATAGTTGAGATAAAGTCTAAGGCTGAGGTTGGGAAGCACTACCACAAGTTTCAGTACGAGCTCTTCTACATAATCTCCGGAACAGCGAGGCTGGGAATAGGGGAAGAAGAATTTGAAGCAAAGCCTGGGGAAATTTACCTCGTCACCCCAGAGGCGGTTCATTGGGTAATTAACGAAAGCG
Coding sequences within it:
- a CDS encoding cupin domain-containing protein, whose product is MKAKIEKKIDRGSYVKIPLFEGKLPEGNYAQIVEIKSKAEVGKHYHKFQYELFYIISGTARLGIGEEEFEAKPGEIYLVTPEAVHWVINESDEPFKLLVVKMNYRGEDTVWL
- a CDS encoding tRNA-binding protein translates to MWDTSKDYRLLVAEKAVELFLRTIEGAKFRGQWDKKKAVKLAKEMIPEIQAMRYSYLDPQELVDTPQMKALKEKAQGIIEALGGEDWHHKFVSQASKDEREKVEEQVAKIRFFLNTILGLDRRLKLGKINDPVIAVDIVVGEVMSVGKHPNADKLLVTNVNIGERAVTVVTNDLTVKEGNRVAVALLPPRSFFGIVSEGMFLGAGQGVLKDVKGEVGGLPKGIPLEALNETRNLVEAFLKG
- a CDS encoding HEPN domain-containing protein; translation: MRDLEDAKFVFHGKRYNLACFLAQQAAEKALKAYLYYMGEEVVPGNSVSDLCKRAMKYDEEFKRICKAGVLDKYYIPTRYPNGLPGGVPYEAFDESDAKRAIPLAEMVIKFVKDKVEGIQGEGQDREED
- a CDS encoding nucleotidyltransferase domain-containing protein; this translates as MLRKVQEDESVRLVMLFGSLARGEVRETSDLT